The Prochlorococcus marinus XMU1404 region CAGAAAAGCTTTTTCTCAAAAGTTGTCAAAAAGAATAATTGATACGAAGACCTCTAAACAAACTTATGATTTAACAAGCCAATTGGTTGGATTAGATTAATTTAGACTAATCAAATCCTAATAAATCAAAAATTTCTCTATCTTTAAGTGGATTACCTTCTAAAGGTTCTACGTTTTCAAGCATATTTTTGGCAAGAGATAAATATTCATTTTGAACTTCAATAACATCTTCAGTTGGTTCCATTTCAAAAATGGTGCATTTTTTTAGTCTTGATCTTCTAATGGCGTCGACATCTTTAAAGTGGGCCATAGTTTTTAAACCTGTTCTTTCATTGAATTTATCAATTTGATCTGTGTCTTTTGATCTATTTGCGACTACCCCACCTAATCTGACTTTATAATTTTTTGCTTTTGCTTTAATTGCAGAGACAATTCTATTCATAGCGAATATTGAATCGAAGTCATTAGCAGTAACAATTAGACAATAATTTGCATGTTGCAATGGAGCTGCAAATCCTCCGCAAACAACGTCTCCCAGGACATCAAAAATAACAACGTCAGTATCTTCTAATAAATGATGTTCTTTTAATAGTTTAACTGTCTGGCCGGTTACATATCCCCCGCACCCTGTCCCGGCGGGGGGACCTCCACTTTCAACGCACATTACGCCATTAAAACCTTCAAACATGAAATCGGTTGGTCTCAATTCTTCGCTATGAAAATCTACCTCTTCGAGAATATCGATAACTGTAGGAACCATTTTGTGTGTCAAAGTGAAAGTACTATCGTGTTTCGGATCGCACCCAATTTGTAGAACCTTTTTACCTAATTTTGAGAATGCGGCAGAAAGGTTTGATGATGTAGTTGATTTTCCAATGCCACCCTTCCCATACACGGCAATAACTAAAGCCCCTTCCTCAATATTTATTTTTGGATCTTGTTTTACTTGAACACTTCCTTCTCCATCAAGAGGTCTATTTATAGTACTTGTCATTTAAAGCTTAAAACACATTATTATTTATATTCTTGCAGCGCAAATACACATGAAATATGTTTCTAAACAAATATGTATTTATTTGTATTAAAAGCGGGAAATATGTTCTTATAACTGAATTTTTAGGATTAAATTTATTAGATTATGAGTGAAAATACTCATGACTTAATTATAGTTTATTAGTAAAAATTAACTGAAATATGCTTTGGCATCGTAGAGAGTTTCATCGCTTATCTCTGGAATTCCTCTCAAGATTGCGTATTTTTCAGTATTTGTTTTAACTTTACCTCTTACAAAAAATGGAACTTTTGTTAATTCAGCTCTACCAGATTCAGTCCAAATAATTCCTTCTTTACTATTTTTTTCTTTTTTTTCGTCAGATTTTAAAATTTCCTTTGTGTTTGTCGCTGTATGTCCTAAATGGCTTTGATGACCATCAACAAACTCAAAGTCATGTTTGAACATATCAATAAGATGCTCTTCTAATCCCATCATTAGGGGGTGTACCCAGTCATCAAAAATCACATTTGCTCCTTCCCATCCCATTTGAGGGCTATATCTTGCAGGAACATCTTGAACATGCATTGGAGTACTAATTACTGAGCATGGAATGCCGAGTCTTTTTGCACTATGCCTTTCCATTTGAGTCCCTAAAACTAATTCAGGGGCTGCTTTTTTCATGGCATCTTCCACTTCTAGATAATTGTTAGTTATCAGAGCTTCTACATTTAGATCTTTTGCAGTAGCTCTTACTTGCCTGGCCATCTCCCTGCTGTACGTTCCAAGACCAACTACTTCAAAACCCAATTCTTCCTTCGCAATTTTGGCTGCTGCAATTGCATGTGTTCCATCACCAAAAATAAAAACTCTTTTGCCGGTTAGATAATTTGAGTCAACTGATTTTGAGTACCAAGGAAGTTTTGATTTATTTTCTAATTCTTTTTTATTCGTCAAAGGAAGATCTAATTTCTTATGAACTTCATTTATAAATTCAATTGTATTTTTTATTCCAATTGGAATAGTGTTTGAATATTCCATTCCAAAGTTCCGTTTAAGCCATTCGCATGATGCTTCCGCAATTTCTGGATAAAGACAAATATTTATTTCAGCATCAATTAGTCTTTCAATATCATCTGGACTAGCACCTAATGGAGCAACTACGTTTGTATCTATTCCTTGCTCTGAAAGTATGCGTTGGATTTCGATTACATCATCTCTACATCTAAAACCTAGTAATGAAGGGCCAAGTATATTGACTTTTGGTCTACGCCCAAATTCCTTCCACCTTAGAGGACTTATTTTCTCTGAATAGCTTACTTTTTCTTTTAAAAGGGTTCTTGTTAATTGATAAAAGGTTTCTGAGGCCCCCCAATTTTCTTTCTTGCTATAAGCAGGTAATTCAAGATTCACAATCGGCATATCAAACCCCATCCCTTTCGCAAGAGCTCCAGGTTGGTCTTGGATAAGTTCTGCTGTACAACTTTCTCCGACTAAAAGAGTTTTGGGTTTGAATCGTTCAACTGCTTCCTTAATATTTTTCTTCACTAATTCAGCTGTATCACCTCCAAGGTCTCTAGCCTGAAAAGTTGTATAAGTTACTGGAGGCCTTTGCCCCCTCCTCTCGATCATTGTAAAGAGAAGATCTGCATATGTATCTCCTTGGGGGGCATGAAGCACATAATGAATGTCTTTCATTGACGAGGCAATTCTCATAGCACCAACATGTGGTGGTCCTTCATAAGTCCAAAGAGTTAATTCCATAGTTTTTAATGAGTTACTAAAGTTTTTGAAGTTAGTATTTGATTTCTTTTTAAAGGCTTGGAGAAGAGACCAGCCAAATCTGCGGCTTGATCAATTCCATGAATTGGACTGAATACCATTTCTATTGACCACTTGGTACTAATCCCCTCCGCCTCAAGAGGGTTAGCTAAACCCATTCCACAAACTACTAAGTCTGGATTAGATTCTCTCACTCGATCTAATTGTTTTTCTACATGCTGCCCTTCGACAATTTTTGTATTATCAGGTAATAAATTTATCTCCTCTTTCATTAAATCTTTATTTAGGTAAGGAGTGCCTACCTCTATAAGATCCATTTCGCATTCATTATGCAAAAATCTTGCCAAAGATATCTCCAGTTGCGATTCAGGAAGAAGAAATAATCTTTTCCCCTTAAGTATTTCTTTGTGAGATTCAAGAGCAAGTTTTGCTCTACTAATTAAAGGCGAAATAATTTCATGAACTTTAAGTTCACTAATTTTGAAAGCTTTCGCTGCAGCTAAAATCCATTCAGTACTTCCTTCGATACCGAGAGGAAATGGAGCCGAAATTATTTCACAACCACGATGTTTTAGGTCTCGAACGGTATCACTTAAATAAGGCTGAGTTAATAAAACTTTTGTATTTTTGCCAATCTTTGGCAATTCAGTTGATTGACGGGGTGGGAAGCTCTCAATTTTTGAAATTCCTAAATTTTT contains the following coding sequences:
- the bchL gene encoding ferredoxin:protochlorophyllide reductase (ATP-dependent) iron-sulfur ATP-binding protein, producing MTSTINRPLDGEGSVQVKQDPKINIEEGALVIAVYGKGGIGKSTTSSNLSAAFSKLGKKVLQIGCDPKHDSTFTLTHKMVPTVIDILEEVDFHSEELRPTDFMFEGFNGVMCVESGGPPAGTGCGGYVTGQTVKLLKEHHLLEDTDVVIFDVLGDVVCGGFAAPLQHANYCLIVTANDFDSIFAMNRIVSAIKAKAKNYKVRLGGVVANRSKDTDQIDKFNERTGLKTMAHFKDVDAIRRSRLKKCTIFEMEPTEDVIEVQNEYLSLAKNMLENVEPLEGNPLKDREIFDLLGFD
- a CDS encoding ferredoxin:protochlorophyllide reductase (ATP-dependent) subunit B; translation: MELTLWTYEGPPHVGAMRIASSMKDIHYVLHAPQGDTYADLLFTMIERRGQRPPVTYTTFQARDLGGDTAELVKKNIKEAVERFKPKTLLVGESCTAELIQDQPGALAKGMGFDMPIVNLELPAYSKKENWGASETFYQLTRTLLKEKVSYSEKISPLRWKEFGRRPKVNILGPSLLGFRCRDDVIEIQRILSEQGIDTNVVAPLGASPDDIERLIDAEINICLYPEIAEASCEWLKRNFGMEYSNTIPIGIKNTIEFINEVHKKLDLPLTNKKELENKSKLPWYSKSVDSNYLTGKRVFIFGDGTHAIAAAKIAKEELGFEVVGLGTYSREMARQVRATAKDLNVEALITNNYLEVEDAMKKAAPELVLGTQMERHSAKRLGIPCSVISTPMHVQDVPARYSPQMGWEGANVIFDDWVHPLMMGLEEHLIDMFKHDFEFVDGHQSHLGHTATNTKEILKSDEKKEKNSKEGIIWTESGRAELTKVPFFVRGKVKTNTEKYAILRGIPEISDETLYDAKAYFS
- a CDS encoding ferredoxin:protochlorophyllide reductase (ATP-dependent) subunit N, with protein sequence MSKVEFNKETGPREVFCGLTSIVWLHRRMPDAFFLVVGSRTCAHLIQSAAGVMIFAEPRFGTAILEEKDLAGLADAHEELDRVVNDLIARRPEIKTLFLVGSCPSEVIKLDLATVAEKLNKRFFGQVRFVNYSGSGIETTFTQGEDGALKALIPLMESSNEEKLLLVGTLANNVEDRFKKIFKNLGISKIESFPPRQSTELPKIGKNTKVLLTQPYLSDTVRDLKHRGCEIISAPFPLGIEGSTEWILAAAKAFKISELKVHEIISPLISRAKLALESHKEILKGKRLFLLPESQLEISLARFLHNECEMDLIEVGTPYLNKDLMKEEINLLPDNTKIVEGQHVEKQLDRVRESNPDLVVCGMGLANPLEAEGISTKWSIEMVFSPIHGIDQAADLAGLFSKPLKRNQILTSKTLVTH